CTGTCAGGAGATCTGAGAAAAAAGAACATTATTCCACATCCAGATGACCTTTCAGTTGACccttcaaaatgtttttgatgtttAAAGAGTCTGATTAAGATAGTTAATATAAACAGTGatacaataacaacaatttttaattatttaaatttttatcattttataccAATCAAAACTTGCGGAATGGCATTTGTGCCTCCAATTATAGAATGTTGGCACCGACATATTTCTGCAAACCGATTAAGGCATTCAGAATGACAAAATCACCTAAGGTCGACTACAGTGCATTCTCGCATCATCGTTTTggtttcatacacaataaataaaacatcttagTGTAATTTCATAAATGGtatgattttgaaaatgtatatattaagcattatcatcaaacaaacaatttacaagagcaatttttgcattaaatatgttttaatgctctaaaaaaaaaaaaggtagtgTCTTGCACTAGTTTATTGTATtgagatgcaaagtgacatcatttgaATACTGATATGACTGAAATTCAAAAACAGCTatgtgatttttgtttaaagttaatttaacacctattaaaaaatatttgtttcatgtcagtatagttttattttataagtgAAAACTACAAATTAAGTTTAAGTTAAAAAAGATCAAAGAAAATCAAATTGTACCATTCGTCAAATAcatatactgatgaaaagaaataagggaacacatcaaattgttgactaaatttaattcacaactagcataataatgtctgtatttcataccaagttgtactGTGGGaatgaatgtctgtagtgttgaatgtgctgcctatatgttcccagtcaacttctgataatatgaattgatttttgatgcagtcattatatcttgttatctgtgtgatcctttatttctttccatcagtatattatagttattgtataCAGAGCCAAACCAACAGTCCTATGACACAAAATAGcaagaatatatattatttaaatccgTGGTAAAATGTGTCTATATATTTCCTACATGATACCCAAATCTATTATCCTCTGGGGTTAAAAATTTGTCACACACTAAGAATTACTAAGAATTTCTATAATTATGTTAGTGTAAATTCATGATTATGTCAACACTACCGGTAATTTTAATGCCAGTGTTTTAGAACCAGTGATGAAGACAAAAGATTTAGGTGGATTTAGACTCAAAAGGTGacactgtatgtatacatgtacctagCAAACTATTTAGAtggtattattttcaaaatcataCTGAATTTATGTTTTGATTGTGATTTGAATATATCTGATagattgaaattatttactgaCAAAACATCAGATGCcaaatattgtcattttgtcaGGGGAGTAAAAACATTTGTGAATAGTAACCCAGTGTAGATGcatccctgaaaatgactgaTCTGTTACTAACAGctggatttttattatttttgttttgttttttgttacagAGTTCTAATGATACATTCCCCGTAGCTATGTTTTTTGTTACAGAGTTCTAATCATACATTCCCCACAGCTATGTTTTTTGTTACAGAGTTCTAATGATACATTCCCCACAGCTATGCACATTGCTGTTGGCTTGGCGATCAACAAGAGTCTGATTTCCTCCCTAGAAACTCTAAGAGATGCCCTTAATTCCAAAGCTGAAGAatttaaagatattattaagattggacgcacacacacacaggtaagTCAATAGAATTGGACAGCGTTTAGACAGACTGAGCAGGAAAACATTTGTTAGACAGGTTTATGTgctttacatcaaaccaaatacatgtgcagtcaaatatactactcaaaagaatttaagggtcaaaaatttataaccaaataagtttcagagtgtattagactgatgatgtaaactacaccaaattttttatttattgttccatatttacaaaaaaccacaaataaacgtcactgtatacaagaaagtcacatgacatgctgtcaaagttgaaggttgtcaaacatggattttacacattagaacattcgtttaatagtgtgtgaatccacccctggcgcgaatacactcgacacatcgttgcctcatgctgttgatcagacgtctgaagaactcttggggaatggcctgccactctgccataagaagttgacccagatcatgaaggttggccggaggggcatggttatcccgaactctcctgcctaattcgtcccaggcatgctctattggggccaagtcaggcgaatatgctggccaatccatcctggcgataccttgttgtctgagaaagtccgttaccaccctggtgcggtggggtctggcattgtcatcctgcagaactgccccgccaccagtctgctgaaggcctgggagaaccaacggccggataatctcattcagatagcggattccattcagattgccattcaccacatagaggggggtcctgtggtggatagagatgccgccccacaccatgacgctgccaccaccgaaccggtgacattgtctaacgttaaggtcagcgaagcgctccccaggacgtctgtagacacgaacccgaccgtcgttgaactggagactaaacctggactcatcagtgaacatcactcgaccccactgaacacgttgccaccgcagatgaagcgtgcaccagtgacgtctggccgttctgtgacgtggtaggagtggtggttgaacagcctggcgacggcagtgtagattattggctctcagacgattgcgtatggtttgatcagacactcgagttccagtcgcagtccgcagattgtcacgtaatcggcgtgcagtggttgtgcgttgacgtagagccatattggtgatgtagcggtcctctctatttgtagtatttcggggtcttcccgaacatggacgatttcgaacagaattcgttgcttggtaccgttgccacactcggccaacgacactctgactgacaccaagtctcagagcaacatttctttgcgtattgccatcctgaagccaagcaatagcccttcctcgatcttcgatagtcagttgaagtcgtaccattgtcaaatttggagtgtgcaccgtacacgaacgcaagctccaattatacggaaattcagtattgggaacatggaatacacatgcaaagcgtgcaaatgaagcgctttgtgaaaaagcatagttatgggcacttagcagacctttcgccctaatttacgtgcaaatgtaagcatgtttttgccattagaactagtcgacagtgtcaatgacagtggattttaattcatttatgggttgcttagacctactttcgtcaaaatggaacaataccatgcgtgacattatggtctagctaatataattgacattcagaaaataatgtcgaaaatattgtctgacccttaaattcttttgagtagtatagttTGAAAGCATTATTGTCACTTGCCATTGCTGAACTCGGGGATTTCTGGCCAGGTCAGAATATATGTGGTGTATGCTGACCTGTTAAGCATACtttggtttttgtttgattACTGATATATAATCCCAGAATCAACCAAGTTCTTCAAATAACATGACCACTACATGTTTACCAAATAACATGACCACTACATGTTTACCAAATAACATGACCACTGTGAAACATTGTTATATTGGCCTGGTAGATTGGGAAGTTTACCAAATAACATGACCCATGTGAAAATAGTCATATTGGACTGATGGGTTGTGAAATTTATCAAATAACATAACTCCTGTGAAAATAGTCATATTGGATTGATGGGTTGTGAAATTTATCAAATAACATGATTAGTATGTAGATAGACAGAACcgcataccagttgttttgtcAGGTTATTTATTGCAGGAGTTTATAGTACACAATAATATACCATGAGACCTTGTAGGATACTATAAATgaatgcaataaataacatgacaaaacgactggtatatggttctgtatttattacataccaccttctatattatgattaacaaaagtttaactaaataacacaacttacttCGTCTGaaaagttagctggattttatgGAATTGACGGAACACTGAGCAtcctggctaggaacatgacatcattcctggctaggaacatgacATCATTTGGGGTGAACATGTACTACTCATGCAAGATTTTGTATCACAAATGTGgtcaatataatattgttttattgcaaggtctttatcactatagtaagattaaatgggtatgtaataaattgtCATATTGAATTTATGGATTGGAAAGACATTTATCATTTTCAATCAAACCCATAATGTGTATGTGTTAAATATTTCAACGGTGTTCTTTGCAGGATGCTGTACCTTTAACCTTGGGTCAAGAGTTTGGAGGATATGTTCAACAGATGGATTATGGGATAGAGAGAGTTAAATCTTCACTGCCACGATTGTATGAACTTGCTGCTGGTATACTGTAGCTTAGTGTTTAACTCACCactaatattgtttatttatgcCTACTTCTATCCAAAAGATCTTAAAAATTAGGTATATTAAAGTACatttggtgggggtgggggaagcAGGCAGCAGACTTGACAAATAGATTCTaatctttcaaatattaaaacgacacTTGTGTGCAATTTGTAGTGGATATTGTGAAATGCACATGATTGCAAGTGAAATGGGAATATGGTTTGCTTTTTAAATGTCTGTTTAAGTTTCACTTCTATTTTGCAACCTGTCTTTGGCATAGGTAAAATGTTCTTAGTTATTGTTCTAATTTTAcataactaacaattaacttgAGTTATTTTCTTTTGATTTGCTGTAAATGTTATCCAAGTTATAAACTTGAAATACAGAAGTAGAGGTTTTTGTGATATCTTGCTGTACCGATAATTGTACTAACAATTGTCCTTTTGTAATGTAGAAAGTTTGCTTTTGATGTTTACCTTTTTAACAAGAAACAGTAACAATTTGTTTAATCTACAGAAACAGTGTCAACACAACAAACTTGCTCATTGTGAATAATAACCGTTAATGGAtactaatatttataaaaagttaaatagaaaataaagatACTACTTATCTTCAGAGTTTTTTCAATACGAGTTGGATATGTATTTAAATGAGTTGTACGGTAAATATTATCTGTCAGacatgaatgtagtattctatatcTTACAATTAAACAGgtgtcagggctagctctagcactcgccaaattcaacaattgaaaattttaataacaattgacaaattttattttaatttggcaaatacattttatgtaataattgtaattttatatgaaataactgggtttttgcaatttttgaagtttaaataCTGTAGATCTTGAAATTAACGCGTacctaaattaatgcgagtgacagtgggcagactaaaatgcgacatgaatttaatgcgagtggcctccatttgaaatattactttactaACAACACACGTCCGTGTAGTGTTTTGTTCAATCCAAGTTACAGttgtcttcaatgagatcaacttattaacatatctgtgtacacatcagttaacctgtttagtccttagtgtttttggtgagatcagCTCCAAGCATATTTTGCAGCGTTCAATTACGTAACGGGTATGGTTACATAAATCTGGTTAAACATTAGCAGatatgtaccattacaactgtatcttaagaatgtagacatatttcaaagtcATAACAAAAGAACAATTCACCCAACTAAGTTGCAGTGAATTTGAACAGTGAAATCAAAGAAACGGTCGACCTCAGGATTAGTgtgctaaaacccattcacaCGCGATGTATTATGTCGGCTTTTGATAGGATGATGGCCAAAGACCCTGCAATCATCACGCGTGGCTGGCATCTTGTTAGATTATTGTACAATTAGTATGTCTCGTTTACAATGAATTGTGCTCTagttgttttatatatgtattagaattttaatctttctttTAAAACTGACACATAAATGTAGCTTGCTAGACTAGTCAACAATTAGTCAGTCTTGactacaatgaattgtttttcagttgtgttatatgttagaattttaatctttgtttgttttgttttaataacatgggatacatagacaaaacattgaaataaatgcgtcattattaatgcgaataagACGAGCTCGCAgtttttgcattaatattatgatcgcattaatttcagtatCTACAGTACTTGATTTAGCAAAAATGTCTACTCACCCAGAGCTACCCCTAAGTTTTCAACTAAGCTTATTTATGGCACTTGTGGTACCAGTTAAAGGGACTATTATGAGTtagctgccattgtaacatgtttgcaAAATACAGTCTTTTTGATTACTAAAATATTACATCTagaagatattttcttgtttagaatatcagtgtctctgtaaacaagatgtttgttgtcgtttgtagtagcccaaatcGGATtctaccttccaataatttcatacttggtaaaataaatatacatgtaaaatgaaaaatgactgctTCAAACATTAGCACATGACCACAAACACTTTGGACATGCAGACACTggttttctaaacaagaaaatgtatctgatatgttattttagtcaccaaaaagGATCTGTTAGTTAAGAACACCTTTCAATGGCTCCAAACTCAGGACAACtccaaactcaggacagtcctttTAACTTTTGCATCACAGAGCAATcattttcaggttaacttatatgtTACAGAACAATGAATTTTGATTGTGCTCTTTCACTGGATCATAGGGTTATGGTTACTGAGTCATCTAGATGCAGCCAatcatatgtctttaaattgatatcacatgtatgtgtgttattggtttattttataaataataaatgatgttctcaccaaagggtttgtaagaaaatagatttattattttaggtGGAACTGCAGTAGGAACAGGTTTGAATACAAAAATTGGATTTGCAGAAAAAATATCAGAAGAAATAGCAAAGTACacaggtaaaatatatacagtattgtaaaaaatatatatttaaaaatgtgcggatcatatatatttttgaccCTGGAAAAAGTTAGATTTTATATTGTAGGTATTGCTTAGACTTACTGATCATCATTCCAGTTTGTGCAAAATGCTTGGTGATTGATACAATGATGCCTAAATTTATGTACATAGTGTTTGGGCAATGGTCTTGGGAAGGATAAACCTGGTTGGTAAAACCAATCTCCATGTTCTCATAGAAACATTGACAGGCACCCGTTACAGGGATCAAATACTGGATCAATACATTCCATTTTATGCATGTACTTGAGATCCTGGTTTTATCCATATTATGCTAGGGTCAATAATAACTATCGTCATAGAAAACCATTGTGTGACTGGAGTGGCCAGCCAAATCGCAGGACCTCAAACCAATTGATCATGTGTGGAACATGCTACAAGTAGTCATTTCACATCGCCGGGTCCAGCCACAGAATCTGCAGGACCAATGTAACAAGTATCGACAGAGTATGCCATTAAAATCGGGCATtcacaaacattttgaaaccaGTGGTTTACATTAAGCAGCACAATCCATCTGCACATGCATGCCTTACAGTCAAAACTGAcagcacatttaaaataattcctTCAATCAAATTGGTATGAAAATATGGTATGATAAAGGTTTGCATTCACggtttcattttcattatttttataactttGATGTCACTTATTGGAGAGGTGAGCTTAATATGTTGAATATGACCGTTATAATccaatcatacccgtaacattaATGTGTGTGCTTCTCTATCAACTTCTGACGGATGTATCActgtacctcaccagtactctttACTGAATTTTTTAGAAAGTTCTATGTAATGGGAATTCAGACAagtttgaaattaaaatgtaaccTTATTTTAATGAATGGAAATAGTTTAACTCATACTTATATCCTCCAGGTTTGCCATTTGTTTCTGCGAAAAACAAGTTTGAAGCATTGGCTGCTCATGATACGATGGTGGAGGTCCATGGAAACCTCAATGTGTTGGCATGTAGTCTGATGAAAATAGCCAATGACATCCGCTTTCTGGGGTCCGGGCCTCGCTGTGGCTTCGGAGAACTCTCCCTGCCTGAAAATGAACCTGGGAGTAGCATAATGCCAGGTAGTgaggtttcttctttttttctatttcgAAAGattatgtttaaaacattttttttctttacaacaattattgttgttgttgttgttgttgttgcaatgtttttaaaaattattattgtaggATAAAAGGCAGTTTGgacttcaattttattatttatcaaatttgagcaaacagtaaacatttaaaaagtggTCAATTTTAAGTTTCAATTAACTAACAAACCAAAATATGTGTTAGTCTCCAAAAGGCATcccattttttaattacatttttggcAAATTAATAATGCAATGTATTTCCTGAATTAAACCATAATTTGTATTAGTGATTTGGCGAATGACACCATAAACCCTGAACatatacagataaaaaaaaaaaatcctttatttatggttttaaaaataaatttgatagctaataattaaaaaccttattaatatacagtatataaaacaaatacataaacattacagtattaaaaataaaaaacaaaaataccatcccagttattaatgaagtgactttttgtaaaacgcatGGGGAAAAAACACTGCTCAGTTGATTAGACAGATCAgtatgatgcaatgcaggtatgaacacatGCAAATAATAGAGCTAATTACTACGTGAatggttcttttgttcttgaatttgcatctGAAGTCCAGAATAGAAGGCATCTGGTGTTGACTGATTTTTTGtttcctaataaattaacggtagctgaacgggactttaaaactgtgcTGGTTTACACATAATACAGGTTTAGATAGATGCCGGTTTGGACAAAGAAAGtccactctgtgtgtgtgtgtgcgtgcgtgcgtgtgtatatactaactttgtttgtgtatatatatatatatatatatatatatatatatatatagtagaatctcattggcttgAACACTgccggtgcatcaaagtctgttcgacccatcgggtagttcgaaccatgcattcggccgttgtcgggtgcttctgtaacacaaaaaccaattggaacacctcgcatatttccgtaaaactggcttgggtgagatggtccgattgactcatgagtaacgaagtcgtcatcaaatgtcggatgagatacatatttgtaactattatttatcaccgttaaataaacaaataacaaacacactgtatttataaatatttatttctttaaaaaatcgttctttACTATGCTGTTGAGAAAAACGTtgagaaaaaaattaatgcatgaagcacaggcggagggcctttacctgttattgttgcaatcactacattacaatgatctctcctgtatttcaagttaaaaacagaATATGCCGATGCTCAGGCATAGAGTagcgattaaaatgattaaagtaaaccgGCGAGGCCTGGCTAGGCTCACCAATTGATTGGTGTTACAGGCAAGGTTCAGTCAGCTAACGATTGTCGTAGTACAATTGTTtgtactagaaagataattaccgataggtgctaaataaacaacatgataagCCGGCATATGATGTAGGATTAATTTGTTCCACTTTCAAACTTACTTCAAGACTGACATAAAAGGGTcgataaatatttttgtacataaatattttttgtatttcttcggatagacttagacgttcgagctaaatatgtttcATTTTACAGTTAggaccaataaactggtttgagagaaagcttctgttcgaccctaggggtattcgaccaatcagcaccataaaagggtttaatagagaaaaaaatcGGGAAATTGTTCTTGattcgagaataccggtaggttcgaccgttgggcgttcgagccaatgagtttctactgtgtgtatatatatatatatatatatatatatatatatatatatatatacgcacgcacgcatgcacgcacgcacacacaaaatgtttgtatttaattatgaaatacaagccccatattttttatcgttctaggcttggtaccctccactggcgtgggtaggattttatattgggattgttgggggggggggggggggtagggagaGAACCCACactgtatatatgattttagaaaatttaatagtttaaaaaaaaagttagatggggtgggggtgggttccCTATGCCACTGCAGGGATGGCGCATGGCCTAGCACTTTTCAAAGAGGcacttttgtgggttatatttgttgtatctgtgaaaatgtcgtCAATTTGAAAGAAGAGTCGTACCACTGTATTTTAAACTGCCACCCCTGCTCTGGTATCCTCCCCCCCCCATACcctttgagctctagtttaggtcgtggtttcttgtttgctgtaTTATGCGCCATTGTAGAACATGTGCCGGTGGGGATACaggatatgttaaaaaaaatatatataaaaaataggtgtcatattatcgaccaccttaaataattgtcgtaatccccagtgatgaagtggtcactgcagatccTATCCCATCATGATGGTCCTTTTCATTATGCATGGGTTCTGTTTAAGAATCACTTCCATGCAAACCCTGTAATTGtcggtttttttaaagttttgaaaaACTGCTGCTTATATatccaaacactaaacaatgattccatccatacaattcaatagaataaaaattttgtgttttaaaatacacatgttCCAACTTCccagtaaaatgtctgaaaggctgtgaatcacgctttcatgttatgccggttagTGCGTCACAGGGTCATGTGACTTGACTCTTGGAGTCGACAGGCGTTTTGGCAAGCAATGGGAAAAACGTGAccttttattgcgaatatattaaaaacgggtaaatttaaaaaaaaatattttattgatacttcatatattttttgtaaatggtatgcatagataccaaacaatggtgaattatgtttttgataaacgttgacctttaaatgtttttgcaggGAAGGTGAATCCAACTCAGTGCGAGGCTATTACAATGGTAGCTGCACAGGTGATGGGCAATCAGACGGCAGTTACCATTGGAGGCAGCAACGGTCATTTTGAACTGAATGTCTTTAAACCGTTAATTGTACGAAATGTTCTGCAGTCGACACGTCTCCTTGCTGACTCGTGCGTCTCATTTGCCAAGAATTGTGTGGTTGGCATAGAAGCCAACAGAGAGAACATCAACAATTTGCTGAACCAATCCCTGATGTTGGTAACTGCGTTAAATCCCTACATTGGCTACGACAATTCTGCCATGGTTGCCAAGCTGGCCCACAAGGAGGGGATAACTCTGAAGCAAGCAGCTCTCAAATTGGGAGTTCTTTCTGAAGAAGAGTTTGATAAGTACCTCAAGCCAGAAACAATGCTGGGACCCAAGTGAAGTggattattttctatattatccacatggttcaaagCGGCCGGTGAAGAACATTTCTGCAGATTGTATGGATACAGATTTCATGTGCATTCACTTAATACATCTGTAGCCTGTATGTAAACTGCATGGTCAACAAGATCTTAgctaaaattagctctactgggtctaccagtagatctaacagtattgcgtggactcccatgtccaggtgacttccatctataaataacaatttaaatatcaaccaattacactttgctttttatagcgttattcgggagcatacaaattaaaaaaatatcgggcgagactatttattcAATagacgaacttgttggtctatttcaacattgaaaaaacaggggtaaaagtacagtaataaactctggattgtatactagtataaacagattttatggttataccattttttcgtcttgaaatgaattttaaataaaattttatattgcaattagtttccagcatacttcgtaattcacccgaatcatttcgtataccctcggcataatcccgaatgttttcaaattcttttcaaatcactggcataattttgcaagtacggttttgattggtcgaatgaaaggtcaaccaGACATAAgctccaatgggctgctgttagatctacatgtaatagtggagctaattttaattagattgatttgtTACATACCATTAATTATTTTGCTTATGAAGTTTGTATTACCACAAGTGACCTTAATAAGTTTTATAGGAAATTTGTAACActttattaattgtacaaatCAGGGAATTTGAATTGTATTGTCAATCATTAGCATTGCAATGCACTTAAGCAAACAATACTGCGACTAGTCAACTTCAGATAAATGTTTTGCTCTGCTATGATGTTTAATCAGCAGAGCTTTTCTGATACTGATTTGTTCAGCATCCAGTCTATCTCCAAGAGTTTGATTGGATCATTTTGAAACTTGGTATAGTGATTCTCTGGGGCAATCTTTATGTTCGTATATAAAGCATAATTGGTTCCTGCCTtaagatatctgctttatcttgGTTAGAATGGTTAATGGAGTGTTGTTTCATTTATCGTGCAATCCAATAAGAATAGTTGGAAAATCATAATTATTCCAGTTTTGGTTGTTTGCAATTGAATACTATCAACCTATCAAGGCTTGTGCAGCATGACTTCATTCAAGATCCATGATGTCATTCTTTGTAAGACTGCCTACATTCTGTcgcattaaaacaatttttttttaaaactaaaatatatgttCTGTATCTTTATCTTGACACAAAACATTATTGTATACATTGTActgaaacaaattatttaaagattATGCTGTTGAAAATCTTGTCTGAAATACAGGAGTCACGTCTGGCTTGTCTCACTGAAcacaaattttgaaatttacctAGTCATAATATCCCAATGTATAGAATGGTCTGATTGATATGATCTAAATATCTAAACTGATTGGTTTTTGGATGCCCACTCAATTGAGATATGATCGAAGCATTCAGGGGTCAAGGTCATACcttaaggtcaaggtcaaacaTGTCGGGTGCATCTAAGTAATGTTTATTCTCAATGGcattatgtatttttgtaaactggTCATTGTTTTGGATGCCCAATCGATAGTGATATGTTCCAAGACCCACCAGGGTGGATGTCATACCTCAATCTTACACAATCGCACAACTAACGTCACAGTAAGGTCAAGATCAAAACATTTACAAAGTATGTTGAATACCACTATCTTAGAAAAAATTGTCTTCATCATCAACTTTGAACTCCACTGCATTGCAGCAATCCTCACATTTGCACAGAGCAGTGCAACTGAGACCATTTCTCAGGCAAGAGCAGTTGGTCGACTTGCATGAACCATGGCATCCACACTTCACCAGCTCCAAGACAGCCAGGGGTGCTGGTTTATTCAAGCATTTGATCGGGAGATATCCACCTTCAGGGTTGATTTCCCATCCATTTTGTTCAAGTGGTGGTAGCATTGGTTTTGACACAGTGTACGACTTGTCTCGCATTGACATATAGTTAGCTCGAAGAATGTGGGGGATTAGAGTCCCCAGTATCGGTGGAAGCTTTTCAC
This DNA window, taken from Gigantopelta aegis isolate Gae_Host chromosome 4, Gae_host_genome, whole genome shotgun sequence, encodes the following:
- the LOC121371267 gene encoding fumarate hydratase, mitochondrial-like, whose translation is MNRFIRRLSTCRTIMYRLESDSFGEIEVPTDKYYGSSTARSIINFNIGGPTERMPIPIIRAFGILKGCAAKVNVGYGLDPKLSQAIIQAAEEVASGKLDDHFPLVVWQTGSGTQTNMNVNEVISNRAIEMLGGKLGSKKPVHPNDHVNMSQSSNDTFPTAMHIAVGLAINKSLISSLETLRDALNSKAEEFKDIIKIGRTHTQDAVPLTLGQEFGGYVQQMDYGIERVKSSLPRLYELAAGGTAVGTGLNTKIGFAEKISEEIAKYTGLPFVSAKNKFEALAAHDTMVEVHGNLNVLACSLMKIANDIRFLGSGPRCGFGELSLPENEPGSSIMPGKVNPTQCEAITMVAAQVMGNQTAVTIGGSNGHFELNVFKPLIVRNVLQSTRLLADSCVSFAKNCVVGIEANRENINNLLNQSLMLVTALNPYIGYDNSAMVAKLAHKEGITLKQAALKLGVLSEEEFDKYLKPETMLGPK